The Thermococcus eurythermalis genomic sequence CTGGAACTGGAGAAGTCAGAACGTGGTCAGTTACTACTATGGAGTTCTTAATGATATATATGCTAGCGACAACACAGCAATCGGCCTTGGCCAGTTCTACAAAGGGCCCACTGAATACGATTTCATCTATGTCAGAAAGTATCTCGACCTCCGCTACATCTCTGAGGGCGTTGAGCGTCTCACCTCTGCCGTTCCGGTGTCGTTCCAGCTCGTTGACAACTGGACGACGGCGGGAAGACTCTTCATACTCAAGAACTGGAAGGACGTTCTTTCAAAGTATCAGACGGGAACATGGTCAGTGGACGCTCCAAACCGCTACGAAGTGGATATTTTGTCCTCGTCCACGCTGGTCTTTAACTTCACCCACGAGCCGGGTTCCGCTTTCTCTCAGAACTCGAATGCAGACGTGGGCGTGGTGCCCGCCGGCAACCTGAGCGTGTACCTCGTGGTCAATAACAGCGACGATAACTCGGCCAACTTTGAGTGGGTCTTCTGGGGCCCGTATCCCTACCGGGTTCTCACCCCCCTGCTGAGCGCTCCCCAGCAGAGGCCCCCCTCCGGCAACTACGTAAGCGTCAAAGTCTTCGACATCCAGCCTTTCATAAGCTGTGTTGTCAACGCTCGTTACTTCGGCGTCGCGGGAGCACCCTCGTTCTTTGAGCGCCTTGAGGGGGGAAGCACGGCTCACAGGGCCCGTTACCTTGCCCTCGCCCAGGCAATGCAGAAGGCAGTCTACGGACGCGTTAAATACCCCATAGGACTTGTTAGCTTTATCCTCCCAAGGAATCTGCCTGCGAACCTCAACTTTTTAATCCGCAAACAACCGGCCGTTGACTATATATACCTAGACTACCTGAACTACGCCGGCGACGACCCAAACGCGATGCAGGTCCTCGGTATCTCCGCCACGGGAGGAATAACATCAACTTCGGTCTTGGACCAGAATTTTTACTTAACCCCCTCAACCGCCAGCCTTATCTTTGGCCCATACACAAACGACCTGCTCGTTCCAGTAGGTTCAGGGTGATGTGAAATGAGCTTCGATGAGTTCCTTTACTCAATAGGTGAAAGTGTAGAGCGCATCGTCTCTGCCGTCAGGTCTTTTATTTTCCCGGAGCCTTCAGAGAACCCGCCGAGCTTTGGCTTTACTGGTCGGTTTGTCAAGTCCAATGTCACTCTACACGAACTTTTCAGCCTCCACCTCCAGCTGTGCTTTCTGCTGTATCTCTTTCTCAACTTTGCCCTGGTCTTTTTGACTAGAAATCCCCTGTGGCTCATTGTGGTTGCGGCTCCCTACTTTCTTTACCTGCGCTACCTCCTTCGCCGTTATGGGGACTTTCTCCTGGACAAGAAGCCATATCAGGTCTTCTACGCGGTGCTTTCTGCGCTTTCCTTCCTTGCGTTTTTTGGGTACTCTCTCGTCAGGCTTTACGCGGGGGGTATCGTCTACGTCTACCTTTACATACTCTCTGTGGCGGCTCTTGTCTTAATCTTCCGCTGGTACTTCAAGAGAACCTTCGGCAGGGACTACACCTACGGCGTCGTCGAGGAAGTTAAGAATGATGTTATCAAAGTCTTTGTCCACGACGACATAGCTGCAAACGTCAAGCCTGGGCGCTACTGGCTCCCCGCGGTTCCGGACGCTGAGCCCGGAAGGGTCGTTAAAGTCCTCGTGGAAGACCGAACCTTCCGCAGTGCAAGGCCGGTGCGGATAATCGAGGTCTATCTCCCTCAGTCCTCCCAGAGCTCCACCGAGCCGAAGAACGCCACCGAGTGAAGGACGAGCAGGTAGATTGAGTGGTGGGGCTCTATCAGGTTGGTCTTTGCGAATCCGAACCCTTTCTTTTCTATGATTAAGGGCTCGACCCGGGGATTGTCTGGTTCCAGAGTTGCCGACGTTTTCGTGACTGTTAATGTGTATCCCAGTCCGTTGGATATCCTCTCAAGGAAGCCGCTGAACTGCTCCCACATCCTTACATCGGTTTTATAGTAGATGGTGTGCCCCAAAGTATCACCATAAAAAGTAACGCTGGAAACTTTAAAAAGTTTTTCGATGTGCAATGCTCTATCGTAATGGCCCCATTAGCTTTTTAAAGACAAGCTATCGTCCCCGGTTGGTGGTGTCATGGGGGATATCGTTGCCGTTCTCAAGTATCTTATAATACTGTACGGCGGTCTGTTCGCGATAACGAACCCTATTGGAGCCGTGCCAGTGTTTCTCGGCATTACCCACGACCTCAGCGTACGCGAGAGGAGAGAGATAGCCACAAAAACCGCCATAACAGTTATTGTGACCCTGGTGGTTTTTGCCCTCATAGGCCAGTGGATTTTCCGGTTCTTCGGTTCGAGCGTTGATGCCTTCGCCATAGCAGGGGGAATCCTGCTCTTCAGAATGGCAATGGATATGCTATCGGGCAAGCTATCCTCGGTTAAGATAAGCACCGAGGAGACCGAGGAGTTTGACGAGGAAGTCGTTACACTTGAGGAGGTCGCGATAATTCCCCTTGCAATCCCTCTAATCTCGGGCCCGGGTGCGATAACGACGGTGATGCTTTACATGGCGAAGGCAGGCGGCGTCATGGAAAGGGCCGTTGTCCTGTTGGGTATAATCCTGATCGGCATTACAGTATGGCTCGTCCTCTGCTCCGCCAACGTGATAAAGGCGCGCCTCGGCAGGGTGGGCATAAAGGTAATGACGAGGATGATGGGTCTGATACTGACCTCCATGGCCGTCCAGATGATTATAAACGGCATTAAGGGGGCTTTTGGCCTTTGATTTCCAAAACCCTTAAATCTTTTCTGTTGAACTATGTCCGGTGTCGAAAATGCGCGGAGACCTGATACGTGTTCTGAGCTCTGTTGAGGAGAAGGCAAACGAGCTGAGGCTTGACGGGTACGAGCCCGACGTTGTGCTCGTTGGGAAAAAGGCCTACGAGTTCATAAGAGAACAGGTGAACGAGGAGTTCGGTGGTGGGGAGGAAGTCCTTGAGCTTTCCGGGCTGAAGGTTCGGGTTCTTGAGGAGCTCGAAGGGGACGCCGTTGTTATAGACAGCAAAGCTCTTGGACTCGGCCTCGGCGGGGCGAAGCGCTTCAAGGTCGTCCTATAACCCTTCCGTCTCTCAGTTCTATCCTCAGTCCCCTCAGGACGAGCAGGCTGAGCGAGACCGCCATGATGTCGGCCAGGCTTCCGGGGTTCCTCAGGTCGCCCTTCTCCCGCATAAATTCATCGAACTCCTCCAGGCTCAGCTCTCCGTCGAGGACTTTCCTCGCGTTTTCCTGGACAAGCTTTGCCTCCTCTACGCCCGCTTTTCTTACGATGAGCGTGTCGAGGTTGTTTGCGAGCATCTCAACGAAAGCCCTTATGACGGCGTCTTCCAGGGGGAGCTCCCCTATCAGCTCATAGAGCCTGCCGAAGGTCGAGTAGCTCAGCTCGTATTCGTTGAGCCACTCGCAGAATATCATCTCCCTCTCACAGCTCATCTCGGCGAGCCTCGCCAGGTTTATCCCGTCCTGGAAAAGCTCCCTGAAGGAGTCGTCGGAATAGACGTCGTACTTGACGCCGCTCGGAATTCCCTTGGGGTTGGCAATCCTTATCGCCCTGTAGAACTCCATCGTGTCCCTGACGGTTGACT encodes the following:
- a CDS encoding DUF2101 family protein, which codes for MSFDEFLYSIGESVERIVSAVRSFIFPEPSENPPSFGFTGRFVKSNVTLHELFSLHLQLCFLLYLFLNFALVFLTRNPLWLIVVAAPYFLYLRYLLRRYGDFLLDKKPYQVFYAVLSALSFLAFFGYSLVRLYAGGIVYVYLYILSVAALVLIFRWYFKRTFGRDYTYGVVEEVKNDVIKVFVHDDIAANVKPGRYWLPAVPDAEPGRVVKVLVEDRTFRSARPVRIIEVYLPQSSQSSTEPKNATE
- a CDS encoding triphosphoribosyl-dephospho-CoA synthase: MERWKIVRAFTLGPLLEAAIPKPGNVSRFRDFEDLTFYHFLFAETAVTGVYYEAVKTAELLRKGILEPREAGLGELIKRAVKASREAQDANPNFGIIALSIPLIMGMAIGKNMLDARKKARLLIEESTVRDTMEFYRAIRIANPKGIPSGVKYDVYSDDSFRELFQDGINLARLAEMSCEREMIFCEWLNEYELSYSTFGRLYELIGELPLEDAVIRAFVEMLANNLDTLIVRKAGVEEAKLVQENARKVLDGELSLEEFDEFMREKGDLRNPGSLADIMAVSLSLLVLRGLRIELRDGRVIGRP
- a CDS encoding family 4A encapsulin nanocompartment shell protein, which codes for MRGDLIRVLSSVEEKANELRLDGYEPDVVLVGKKAYEFIREQVNEEFGGGEEVLELSGLKVRVLEELEGDAVVIDSKALGLGLGGAKRFKVVL
- the snatA gene encoding neutral amino acid NAAT transporter SnatA; translated protein: MGDIVAVLKYLIILYGGLFAITNPIGAVPVFLGITHDLSVRERREIATKTAITVIVTLVVFALIGQWIFRFFGSSVDAFAIAGGILLFRMAMDMLSGKLSSVKISTEETEEFDEEVVTLEEVAIIPLAIPLISGPGAITTVMLYMAKAGGVMERAVVLLGIILIGITVWLVLCSANVIKARLGRVGIKVMTRMMGLILTSMAVQMIINGIKGAFGL